Proteins encoded by one window of Longibacter salinarum:
- a CDS encoding CNNM domain-containing protein — MALLLVYVALALGVSFLCSVMEAVILSVTPSYVAALGREEDSWVGERLQAMKEDIDRPLAAILSLNTIAHTVGAAGAGAQAAVVFGEAYTGVIAAILTLLILVLSEIIPKTLGAVYWRQLAPVVVRVLAPTIIAMKPLVLLSKGITYLLSQDEEQTSFSREEFTAMAEIGEEEGVFEEKESRILRNLFRFNSLRVRDVMTPRTVVFDLPEEKTIGDVVSEHDEFRFSRIPVYNANRDDITGYVLKDEMLLLAAQEEMDVQLRELSREILVVRETLPLPDLLERLLDRLEHIALVVDEYGGMAGIVSMEDVVETLLGMEIVDEADSVEDMQALARQQWFKRAKDLGMVPDEVLDPDKDTEAILRYSITGGQPPPDTSESPSSSEEAS; from the coding sequence ATGGCCTTACTGCTCGTATACGTTGCGCTAGCGCTCGGCGTGTCATTCCTGTGCTCTGTGATGGAAGCAGTCATCCTGAGCGTAACCCCCTCGTACGTGGCCGCTCTTGGCCGAGAGGAGGACAGCTGGGTCGGTGAACGCCTTCAGGCCATGAAGGAAGACATCGACCGGCCTCTTGCGGCGATCTTGAGCCTAAACACGATCGCCCATACCGTCGGTGCTGCAGGAGCGGGTGCACAGGCCGCCGTGGTATTTGGTGAAGCCTACACCGGGGTGATCGCAGCCATCCTCACGCTGCTTATTCTCGTGCTGTCGGAGATTATTCCGAAGACGCTGGGCGCCGTGTACTGGAGGCAACTTGCACCGGTCGTGGTGCGCGTGCTCGCCCCCACGATCATAGCCATGAAACCACTCGTTCTGCTGTCGAAAGGCATCACGTACCTGCTGTCACAGGACGAGGAGCAGACGTCGTTCAGCCGGGAGGAATTCACGGCGATGGCAGAGATCGGCGAAGAAGAAGGGGTCTTCGAGGAAAAAGAGTCTCGCATCCTCAGAAACCTGTTCCGCTTCAACTCGCTGCGCGTCCGTGATGTCATGACACCGCGGACGGTCGTGTTCGACCTTCCGGAGGAAAAAACGATCGGAGACGTGGTCTCAGAACACGACGAGTTTCGTTTCTCGCGGATTCCGGTGTACAACGCCAACCGGGATGACATCACGGGCTACGTTCTGAAGGACGAGATGCTTCTCCTCGCCGCACAAGAGGAAATGGACGTGCAGCTACGAGAGTTGTCTCGCGAGATTCTGGTCGTCCGCGAAACGCTGCCATTGCCCGACCTGCTGGAGCGTCTCCTGGATCGCCTCGAGCACATCGCTCTGGTCGTCGACGAGTACGGCGGCATGGCGGGTATCGTCTCGATGGAGGATGTCGTGGAAACACTTCTCGGCATGGAAATCGTCGACGAGGCCGATTCGGTCGAAGACATGCAGGCGCTCGCACGCCAACAGTGGTTCAAGCGGGCGAAGGATCTCGGCATGGTCCCGGACGAAGTTCTCGATCCGGACAAAGACACAGAGGCCATCCTGCGCTACTCGATCACGGGAGGCCAACCGCCCCCGGACACGTCTGAATCCCCGTCTTCTTCCGAAGAGGCGTCGTAA
- a CDS encoding UDP-N-acetylmuramate--L-alanine ligase, which produces MRSIHSFPDAELRTFDRPDLPPADELDNVYLIGICGTGMGALAGLFKEAGCSVRGSDESVYPPMSTHLAERNIEVMEGYDPAHLDPAPDLVVVGNACTPTHPEAAAARERGLVQASFPEALSHYFLQHERRRSLVVAGTHGKTTTTGLLIHVLQSADADPGFLVGGVMQNTGRSYALGSDQPFVVEGDEYDSAYFDKQPKMMHYVPDRAIITSMEFDHADIYEDETDYRSAFEAFAGTLDPRDGILVLCGDDPDVRALANHTDARTRTYGLSDGNDISARDISVTENGISFTLTMGGLARGSYTLPMHGRHNLQNALAVATLAFTEGCSPAQIAEGFASWEGMKRRQEVRGEVGGVLVLDDFAHHPTAVRATIDGIRAAYPNRRLVAIFEPRSNSSRRKVFEQAYGDAFASADVAYLKAPPVRHNDDADAMLDPEAVVRRIEHHDVPAHAFDNTDALLHELEQALQSNDLALIMSNGSFDGLHERLLKALRERT; this is translated from the coding sequence ATGCGGTCCATTCATAGCTTTCCGGATGCGGAGCTTCGCACCTTCGACCGTCCGGATCTGCCGCCTGCCGACGAGCTCGACAACGTTTACCTGATCGGCATCTGCGGAACGGGAATGGGGGCTCTCGCTGGTCTCTTCAAGGAAGCGGGTTGCAGCGTGCGAGGCTCCGACGAGTCGGTGTACCCGCCCATGAGCACGCATCTGGCGGAGCGCAACATCGAGGTCATGGAGGGCTACGATCCGGCTCACCTCGATCCGGCCCCCGACCTCGTGGTTGTGGGAAATGCATGCACCCCGACCCATCCCGAGGCGGCTGCAGCACGCGAACGCGGGCTCGTTCAGGCCTCGTTTCCAGAGGCTCTGTCACACTACTTCCTACAGCACGAGCGTCGCCGCTCCCTCGTCGTCGCCGGAACGCACGGCAAGACGACAACGACCGGACTGCTGATTCACGTCCTCCAGTCGGCCGACGCCGATCCGGGCTTCCTCGTCGGGGGTGTCATGCAGAACACGGGTCGTTCGTACGCGCTCGGCTCCGACCAGCCCTTTGTGGTCGAGGGCGACGAGTATGATAGCGCCTACTTCGACAAACAGCCCAAGATGATGCACTACGTGCCGGATCGGGCCATCATCACGTCGATGGAGTTCGACCACGCCGACATCTACGAGGACGAGACCGATTACCGTTCGGCCTTCGAAGCATTCGCCGGAACGCTGGACCCACGCGATGGCATCCTGGTTCTCTGCGGCGACGACCCCGACGTACGCGCACTGGCGAATCACACCGATGCGCGTACCCGGACGTACGGCCTCAGCGACGGAAACGATATCTCCGCCCGCGATATCTCCGTCACGGAAAACGGTATCTCGTTCACCCTGACGATGGGCGGACTGGCGCGGGGATCCTACACGCTGCCGATGCACGGACGCCATAACCTACAGAATGCTCTCGCCGTCGCGACCCTGGCTTTTACCGAGGGATGCTCTCCCGCGCAGATCGCGGAAGGTTTCGCCTCGTGGGAAGGCATGAAGCGCCGCCAGGAGGTTCGCGGCGAAGTGGGTGGCGTCCTCGTGCTCGACGACTTCGCGCACCATCCCACGGCCGTACGCGCGACGATCGACGGGATTCGTGCTGCGTACCCGAACCGTCGCCTCGTCGCTATCTTCGAGCCGCGATCAAACTCAAGTCGACGGAAGGTCTTTGAGCAGGCGTACGGAGACGCATTCGCCTCCGCAGACGTCGCCTATCTGAAAGCCCCACCCGTGCGGCACAACGACGACGCCGATGCGATGCTCGACCCCGAGGCCGTCGTCCGCCGCATCGAGCACCACGATGTACCGGCGCACGCCTTTGACAACACCGATGCGTTGCTCCACGAACTTGAACAGGCGCTACAATCCAATGACCTGGCGCTCATCATGAGCAACGGCAGCTTTGATGGCCTTCACGAGCGGCTGCTCAAGGCCCTGCGCGAACGAACATAA